The Acidobacteriota bacterium genomic sequence GCATCGGCCCTTCGATTGGTCTTTGACGAGTGGTCGTTTCGGGTGCGAAATATCAGGTCGGCGAAGGTTCTCGGACTCGAATGGCACGACAAGGACCGGTACCGCACAATTCTTGACGGTGAGGTTCCCCAAGATGTTCCGACGAATGGCCTCGACACGTTCTCGAATCCCTGATAGAGTCCGGGGCTGCGTTCCATCCTGATACTCACGGAGAGAGCGTGTAGATAGACCCGGGTCGCAGAACCTGTCCGGGCCACCAAGCTCTCTTACCAAGCGCTCGCCGTGTAAGGCGACGCCGTCAGGAACAACAATGTCAACTTCTTTTGCCGATCTCGGCGTGCCCGAACATCTCGTTCGTGGTCTCGCCAAACGAAACATCACAACCCCGTTCCCGATCCAGGAATCTGCGATCCCAGACCTTCTCGCCGGCAAGGACGTGTGCGGTCGAGCGCCCACCGGTTCTGGGAAGACCCTTGCCTTTGGACTTCCGATTCTTACCATGGTCGGCGGCGCTGAACCAAAACGCCCCCAAGCCCTGATTCTTTCTCCGACACGCGAACTTGCGGACCAGATCCGCAGGGAGATTGCGCCACTCGGTGCAGCCCGCGGTATTCGTTGTGCAACGGTTTACGGCGGTGTGCCGTACGGCCAGCAGCGTCACAAACTCCACGCTGGTGTCGAGATCCTCATAGCGTGCCCTGGACGACTCGCGGACCTCATCGAGAGGGGTTCCGTAAAGCTCGACGCCATCAAGTTCGTGGTCATCGACGAGGCTGATCGGATGGCGGACATGGGCTTTCTCCCAGAGGTAAAGCGACTCCTCGACATGACCCCGAGCGACCGTCAGACGATTCTCTTTTCCGCGACCCTCGACAGCGATGTTGCGGTCCTGACCAGGGAGTACCAGCGAGATGCGGTACGACACGAGGTCGGTTCGGACAAGCCCGACGCCGGCGATGCCCTTCACTACTTCTGGAGCTGTGAAAACAACGACAAGATTCTGATCACGGCGGATCTTATTGACGATCACGCACCAGCAATCGTGTTTGTGCGGACGCGCAGAGGTGTTGACAGGGTCACCCGTCAGCTCAAGAACCAGGGTGTGAGTGCTGTTGCATTGCACGGAGGCCGAACCCAGGGGCAGAGGACTCGTGCACTTCGGGCCTTCACCGAGGGCGAAGCGGATGCGTTGGTAGCGACCGATGTTGCGGCCCGCGGTATCCATGTTGATGGTGTGTTTCTTGTGGTTCACATGGACCCGCCGGAGGACGACAAGATGTACTTACATCGCAGCGGGCGGACCGCACGGGCGGGGGAGAAGGGAAGCGTTGTTACATTTGTGCTCCCCGATCAGAGACGGTCTAATCAACGTCTCCAATCGGCGCTGGGCCTTTCGGGTGAAGTTACCCGCGTTGCCTACGACGACCTATTCGACGCCGCAGGCGGTGTGCTTGGGACGTTTGAGCAGGTTGGACGGTTCAAGGAAGACCCCCGGTCGCGGGGTGGGTCGCGGCATTCCTCTGGAAGTCGGGGACGCTCCAGGAACCAAAAGGGCGGCCAACGCAACGGTCAGGGTTCACGATCGCGCAGTGCTCGATCTGGGGGACACAGGGGGAGCCGCAACGGTCAGAAGGCTTCCGGCGGGGCGGGTAGCCGCAATGCGAGTCGGTCTGGGAATGGCAGCAAGTCGTCAGGTCCGAGACGGAAAGTTGCTGCACAAAGCGGACGCCGTTAGATCGCAAGTTCTCGGACCGGAGACCGACCCACTTGCGAATAGGCGCTGATCGTTCAGATCAACGGAGACTTCGCGGCGTTGCACTCGCTGAAGTATTCGGCAGAGCGTCGCAGTTTGGTCGACCCAGACCATTTTGGGGTCGCCCCTCTCACGATGTTTACGTTCGGCGGAACGCCAGTTCCTCGGTGCCGAGGCGGAGGATGAGGATGCCATCTACGATCGCGTACGTGTCGACCTTGGCGAGCAAGCCGAAGAAAGCTGATTCCAGTTCCATGCCTTCGGCACATCCGATTTCGGTCATGGTGATATTCCCAAACGTGATGGTGCCGGCACTGGCTGTGTAGACGCCTGACAGCGAGTTGCAACCACCGTTGCCTGTCATGTCCCCGTTGTTGAGTTCGATCAAAGCACCAAACTCCGCCGCAACACTGATTTGCTGTGTCGGGAGGGCGACGGACACAAGCGTCCAAGATCCGTCGAGATCGGCAGGCTGCTCCCCTTGCGCTCCCTGAGTCGTTGGCGGTGCAGAGGTGGTCGAGGTTGTTGAAGAACTTCCGCATGCGGATGCGACAACCGCGATCGCTGCGAGGAGAATGATTGACTTTTTCATAGTGGTCCCTGTTGTCGATACAGATAGGACGTATTGACTGCATGATCGGTTCCCGAGGTAGCGGATGCAAGTGAATGCGCAGCCGCTCGGTCGCGAACGAGATCTCGGTGCTGTTATGCGGTCTGCTTGCGAGCCCGTTTGCGTTCTGATTCAGTCAGATAGCGCTTTCGGACACGGATCGCCTCAGGTGTGATTTCGACGAGCTCATCGTCGGCAATCCATTCAATTGCGATCTCGAGGGTCATCACCTTGTGCGGTTTGAGTTTGATCGCGTCGTCCGTTGAGTGGGTGCGGATATTGGTGAGCTGTTTGCCCTTGGTGACGTTCACCACCATCTCTTCATTCCGAGTCGATTCCCCGACAATCATGCCTTCGTACACGTCGCTGACCGGACCGATGAACATCTCGCCGCGCTTTTGAAGGTTGTCGAGCGCGAATCCTGTGGAGGACCCGATGCGGTCCGCCGACATGGCACCGCCGGTTCGGTGTGGCAGCTCACCGGCCCACGGCATCCAGCCGTCGTGGCGCTGGTTGAGCAGCGCCGTGCCCCGGGTTGCGGTCATGAGGAGAGAACGAAAACCGAGCAAACCCCGTGCGGGGGCCGTGATGGTCAGAATCGTGCGGCCAGCTGCACCAGGGCGCATGTCGACTACTCGACCCTTGCGTGGCGCTGCCGCCTGTGTCACAACGCCGACGTATTCGTCAGGGATATCAACGACAGCGCGTTCCACCGGCTCGTGCCTAACCCCGTCGATCTCTTTCACGATGACCTGAGGACGACTCACCTGAAGCTCAAATCCCTCGCGCCGCATCGACTCGATGAGTACGGCCAACTGGAGTTCACCGCGACCAGCGACCTCGATGATTTCTGGTGACGAGGTATCGCGGATCTTGATCGACACGTTTCCAAGGACTTCTCTTTCGAGGCGGTCGCGGATCTGTCGGGAGGTCAAGAACTTTCCGTCCCTACCCGCCAGTGGTGATGTGTTCACTCCGAACGTCATGCGCAGCACTGGCTCGTCCACTTTGAGGCGGGGGAGTGGCTGCGGGTCGTCAGGGTCTGCAAGCGTGTCGCCGATCTCGACTTCTGGGAAACCCGCAACGATGAAGAGGTCGCCGGCAACTCTCTCGGCAACATCTTCGCGGCCGAGACCTTCGAACCCCATGAGTTGAGTGAGACGGCGTTTGATCGGTGCCCCGTCAGAATCTTGGCAAAGCGCGATCTGCTCGCCTGCTCTCAGCGTTCCTTCAATGACACGGCCGATGGCGAGACGGCCGAGATAATCAGACGCATCGAGGTTGGTGACAATAGCCTGGAGCGGGGCATCCGAGTCTCCTTGCGGGGCAGGGATGGTTTCCAGGATTGCGTCGAGAATGGGGGCCAGATCAGCGTCCTCTCCCGGCACTCCAATGCCAGCCACTGCCTTGCCTTCGCGAGCAATCGCCGAAACGATCGGGAACTCGATGTGGTGATCCGACGCATCGAGATCGAAGAACAGCTCGTAGATATCGTCGATGACTTCCTCTGGGCGGGCGTCAGATCGATCAACCTTGTTGAGCACGACAACTGTCGGTATGTGGTGTCCAAGGGCCTTCGACAAAACGTAGCGGGTCTGCGGCATCGGCCCTTCCGCGGCGTCAACGAGAAGCAACACGCCGTCGACAAGCTCAAGTGCACGTTCGACCTCGCCACCGAAGTCGGCGTGGCCGGGTGTGTCCACGATATTGATCTTGGTGCCCTTCCACACGATGGACGCGGCCTTGGCGAGAATCGTGATGCCGCGTTCACGTTCCTGGTCGCTGGAGTCCATGATGCGATCGACGCGCTTTTCGTGTGCGGCGAACACGTCTGTGGCGCGCAGCATGGCATCGATAAGAGTGGTTTTCCCGTGGTCGACATGCGCGATGAGAGCGATATTTCGAAAGGATGAGTCGGACATAGGGGTGCAATAGTAGCTGCTGGCACCAGATGTCGATCTTGCGAATGACCCCTACGGGTTGCTCGGCGTCCGGTGGACTAATCTTTGTGTATGGGAATCACATACATCGACGGAGATTGGGTCGACGACGCGGACGCGACCGTCAATGTCCGCTCGCGCGCTTTGAACTATGGTCTGGGCTGCTTCGCCGGCATTCGTGGCTACCTCGCCGATGATGGCGAGCAGGTGTATGTGTTCCGTCTCGATCGCCACATCCACCGTCTCGGGTATCAGGCGAAGATCCTGCACCTGAAGCTCCCCGACCCTGCGGTGGTCCGTGACGTCTTGCTGGAGCTGTTGCGGCGCAACGAGGCGCACTACGACGTGTACATGCGTCCTTTGCTGCTCCACAACTCCAACGAATTGGCCCCGATTCTCGATCCGTCGACCACGAGTTTTATTGCATACACCATGCCGCTGAGCCGGTACCTTTCAGATGATCCGATCAACGTTTGCGTGTCATCGTGGCGCCGTTCGTCCGACAATGCGGTGCCGGCGCGTGCCAAACCGACCGGCGGCTACGTCAACAGTGCCCTTGCCCGGCAGGAAGCTCTCGACAACGGTTTTGACGAGGCGATCATGCTGACCGATGCAGGCAAGGTGTCTGAGGGAAGCGCTGAGCACATTTTCCTAGTTCGTGACGGCGTGCTGTTCTCGCCTCCCTCGACCGAGGACAATCTGGATGGCATCACACGCCAGTCGTTGATCTCGCTCGCCACTCAGGATCTTGGGCTTGAGTTCGTGGAGCGCCCCATTGGGCGGACCGAGTTGTACAGCGCCGACGAGATATTCCTGTGCGGAACCGGTGCGGAAGTGACACCCGTTGCTTCGGTGGATCGCAGAAATGTCGGCGATGGCTCGATTGGCGCGACGACGAAGTTAATTCGTCAGCATTACGACGATGTCACCCACGGACGGGTGGAACATCGGATGGAATGGCTCACTCCGGTCTGGTAGCTCGTGGGCGTGGCTCACGACGTCGGGACCCGGCATTCCTCGATTTGTTCCCGGTGTTCGCCTGTTTCGCGGGCCGCGAAAATCGTCGTTTAGGTTTTGCGATCGATTTGCCGACAGTACGTCCATGAGACTTCGACGACGCAATCAAAAGACGACGCTCGAGGTCGTCCAGAACATCGTAGGCCCTTCGAAGGATGAACACGACCGGAGGATTCGTAACCGCCTCCGTTCTCTGGAGGGAGCAGGTTTTGACGAGGCCGATGCCGAAGAGGTAGAAGCCCGCCTGCGGAACCTGTTCTACGGCAAGACCCGAGACTCCGCCTAGGCAAAACTCCAGCAACACTCGAGATCTTGTCGCCCATGATTGACGGGTTGACGTTAAGTTGGTCCCGTCGTACCGTCGTCACGTTTGGAGGGGTCATGGGTTTTGAGCTCACACAGGATCATGAGGACTTCAGAGCTGTCGTGCGCGAGTTCGCCGAGGCCGAGATACGGCCCCACGCAGAGCAGTGGGACAGAGATCATGTGTTCCCCGTTGACACGGTTCTTCAGATGGGTGAACTCGGGTTCATGGGGCTCGCCTTTCCCGAGGACATCGGTGGTGGCGGTGGGGATTTCACGAGTCTGTGTGTCGCTATCGAGGAGCTTGGTCGTGTTGACCAATCCATGGGCATCACCCTCGAGGCTGCGGTTGGTCTCGGCATCAACCCGATAGTTGAGTTCGGCACTGATGAACAGAAGGACCGTTGGCTGCCCGACCTCATGCAAGGCAAGGCTCTCGCCGGTTTCGGTCTGACAGAACCCGACGCCGGGTCGGACGCCGGTGCTACAAAGACTCAGGCTGTGCTCGACGGCGACGAGTGGGTCATCAACGGCACCAAGGCCTTCATAACGAACTCGGGGTCAACCTTGACATCGTTGGTAACGGTGACGGCGGTCACCGGCGACAACGAGATATCGACAATCATTGTGCCGAGTGGGACACCCGGGTTCCACGTCGAGCCCCAGTACCGCAAGATGGGGTGGCACGCTTCAGACACTCACGGATTGAGCTTCACCGATTGTCGGGTGCCAGCGGAGAATCTGCTCGGGGAGCGCGGCAGGGGGTTCCGCCAGTTTCTTGCGACGCTCGATGACGGCAGGATCGCGATTTCTGCTCTCGCCGTGGGACTCATTCAGGGGTGTTTGGAGGAATGTGTGTCGTACGCCAAGCAGCGCAAAACATTCGGGAAACCCATCGGCGTGAACCAGGGTGTGTCCTTCCAGATAGCCGATCTTGAGGTGATGGCAGAGAGCGCCCGCATGCTGACCTACAAGGCAGCGTGGCTGAAGGATCAGGGGCGCCCTATCAAGCAGGCGGCGGCCATCGCCAAGCTGTACTCGTCCGAGGCGGCAGTGAGCGCCGCGCGGATCGCGACCCAGATTTTCGGCGGGTACGGCTTTATGGACGAAACCCTTGTGTCCCGCTTCTACCGCGACGCCAAGATCCTCGAAATCGGCGAAGGCACCTCCGAGATCCAACGTCTCGTCATCGCCCGCGGTCTAGGTTTACCGGTCGCGTAGTACGCAACATCTCAGCCAGACAGGAGCATTGCGGGTGAAGCGCGTCGACCCTCAGTTCTTGCGGGTAGCAGCGACCAATCCGAGTGATACGAAGGTGCCGCCGGTGAACCAGCGGCGGAATTGCGCAAAGCGACGGCTTGTGCGCAGCGACTGTCCGAGACTTCCGGCTGCCATTGCGTATACCGAGTCGCTGATCAGGGCGATCGTCACGAAAGTGGCTCCGAGAAGTGCAGCTTGCACTGCCGTGGACCCGTTCTCGGGGCGGAGGAACTGTGGAACGAATGCAAGGAAGAACAGCGCTGTCTTCGGGTTGAGAGTCGCCACGATCATGGCACCGCGAAAGACCCGCGCCCTGTCGCTACTACCGGTCGAGAGTTCGGAACCTGTGTCCGTTGGGGTCGCGAGCCGGATGATGCCGACGGCGATCAAGTAAGCGGCACCGCCGAGCTTGATCACCGTGAACGCAGTTGCCGATTGCCCAATCACCGCCGACAGCCCAAGGGCAGCGGCGAGGGCATGCACCATGTTGCCGGCACCCACACCGGCTGCCGCAGCGAGACCGCTTCTCCTTCCACCGTCGACCGAACGGCCCACGATGTACAGAACTCCCGGGCCGGGCACAACAGCCAAGACGATCGACGCGGCGATGAAGACGAGCAGGGTAGAGGTGTCCAACATTTCCGGCAGGCTACCAGGGATATGGCTGTGTCCTGGGTTGGCACCTTGTGAGAACGCGCGGGGAGGTCTGGCACACAGAACCTCCACAGCGTCCGCACAGGTCCGTGCGTAAGACTCGCTCCAACGTTCGCCGACCAAAGGACTTTCCCATCGCAACGATCTACAGAGAAGCCGAAATTGATGTCTCCGTCGACAAACTCTGGGAGGCACTCAGCGACGTCGCTAACGTCGACAAGCTGCTCAGCTACCTCGAGAGCGCCGAGATAGATGGAGACTTCCGTACATGCGCAATGGACGGTGGCGGCGAGCTACGAGAGTTGATTGTCTCAATCGATCAGGAGCGCCGGCGGGTCGCGTACTCCATTGTCGAGGGGCCGTTCGGTTTCGAGCATCACAGCTCTTCCTGGCGGGCTGTGGCCGACGGCGACAAGGCCGTTTTCATCTGGGAGACAGACGTCATGCCGCATTCGATCGCTGAAGTCCTCGAGCCTGTCATCGATCAGAGCATCAACGACATCCGCGCCGCGATCGAATCAGCCGCCGCGTAACATTCCCCGTCGAATCAAGGAGACAAAGACAATGGCTACATACGCACTCGTCCGCTACCGGATCACCGATGAGGCCCGTTTTGAGAGATATCGAGAACTCGCCGGTCCGACGACAACGTCCCACGGTGGCAAGCTTGTGGCGAAGGGTGCTGAGACTCGCCAGCTCGAGGGAGGCGACGAGCTGACGAACTTCGTACTCCTCAAGTTTCCGTCGGCCGAAGCGGTTGATGCGTGGTACGACTCGGACGAATACGGCGCCGCGAAACAAGCAAGGGCAGATGCAGCGACGATGACCATCTCCGTTATGGAGAGTTGACGACCGCCGGACTCCCAGCGGCTACTGCCCCAGGCGTCGGGGGATTGCGTCCCCCCACGTCTGGTGCGCCTCGGCAAGGTCGACTTCGCCAAGCGTCCCGAACGACAGTGTTTCGCCGCCGAACGTGCCGATGTGTAGGGGGTCAATATCGTCATTCAGGTACATCGACCACTCGAATCCCGTTGGGACAACGGCGAGCAGACGGTGGGGTTCCTCTGAGAAGAGTTGTTCCCAACTTTCAACATCGAGCGAGACACCGATGTTGGAGGCGAAACAGATTTCCGCAACAGCTACGGCGAGGCCCCCCGACCCGACATCGTGCAGCACCGGGACAC encodes the following:
- a CDS encoding DEAD/DEAH box helicase, with protein sequence MSTSFADLGVPEHLVRGLAKRNITTPFPIQESAIPDLLAGKDVCGRAPTGSGKTLAFGLPILTMVGGAEPKRPQALILSPTRELADQIRREIAPLGAARGIRCATVYGGVPYGQQRHKLHAGVEILIACPGRLADLIERGSVKLDAIKFVVIDEADRMADMGFLPEVKRLLDMTPSDRQTILFSATLDSDVAVLTREYQRDAVRHEVGSDKPDAGDALHYFWSCENNDKILITADLIDDHAPAIVFVRTRRGVDRVTRQLKNQGVSAVALHGGRTQGQRTRALRAFTEGEADALVATDVAARGIHVDGVFLVVHMDPPEDDKMYLHRSGRTARAGEKGSVVTFVLPDQRRSNQRLQSALGLSGEVTRVAYDDLFDAAGGVLGTFEQVGRFKEDPRSRGGSRHSSGSRGRSRNQKGGQRNGQGSRSRSARSGGHRGSRNGQKASGGAGSRNASRSGNGSKSSGPRRKVAAQSGRR
- a CDS encoding META domain-containing protein, giving the protein MKKSIILLAAIAVVASACGSSSTTSTTSAPPTTQGAQGEQPADLDGSWTLVSVALPTQQISVAAEFGALIELNNGDMTGNGGCNSLSGVYTASAGTITFGNITMTEIGCAEGMELESAFFGLLAKVDTYAIVDGILILRLGTEELAFRRT
- the typA gene encoding translational GTPase TypA: MSDSSFRNIALIAHVDHGKTTLIDAMLRATDVFAAHEKRVDRIMDSSDQERERGITILAKAASIVWKGTKINIVDTPGHADFGGEVERALELVDGVLLLVDAAEGPMPQTRYVLSKALGHHIPTVVVLNKVDRSDARPEEVIDDIYELFFDLDASDHHIEFPIVSAIAREGKAVAGIGVPGEDADLAPILDAILETIPAPQGDSDAPLQAIVTNLDASDYLGRLAIGRVIEGTLRAGEQIALCQDSDGAPIKRRLTQLMGFEGLGREDVAERVAGDLFIVAGFPEVEIGDTLADPDDPQPLPRLKVDEPVLRMTFGVNTSPLAGRDGKFLTSRQIRDRLEREVLGNVSIKIRDTSSPEIIEVAGRGELQLAVLIESMRREGFELQVSRPQVIVKEIDGVRHEPVERAVVDIPDEYVGVVTQAAAPRKGRVVDMRPGAAGRTILTITAPARGLLGFRSLLMTATRGTALLNQRHDGWMPWAGELPHRTGGAMSADRIGSSTGFALDNLQKRGEMFIGPVSDVYEGMIVGESTRNEEMVVNVTKGKQLTNIRTHSTDDAIKLKPHKVMTLEIAIEWIADDELVEITPEAIRVRKRYLTESERKRARKQTA
- a CDS encoding branched-chain amino acid transaminase; translated protein: MGITYIDGDWVDDADATVNVRSRALNYGLGCFAGIRGYLADDGEQVYVFRLDRHIHRLGYQAKILHLKLPDPAVVRDVLLELLRRNEAHYDVYMRPLLLHNSNELAPILDPSTTSFIAYTMPLSRYLSDDPINVCVSSWRRSSDNAVPARAKPTGGYVNSALARQEALDNGFDEAIMLTDAGKVSEGSAEHIFLVRDGVLFSPPSTEDNLDGITRQSLISLATQDLGLEFVERPIGRTELYSADEIFLCGTGAEVTPVASVDRRNVGDGSIGATTKLIRQHYDDVTHGRVEHRMEWLTPVW
- a CDS encoding acyl-CoA dehydrogenase family protein — protein: MGFELTQDHEDFRAVVREFAEAEIRPHAEQWDRDHVFPVDTVLQMGELGFMGLAFPEDIGGGGGDFTSLCVAIEELGRVDQSMGITLEAAVGLGINPIVEFGTDEQKDRWLPDLMQGKALAGFGLTEPDAGSDAGATKTQAVLDGDEWVINGTKAFITNSGSTLTSLVTVTAVTGDNEISTIIVPSGTPGFHVEPQYRKMGWHASDTHGLSFTDCRVPAENLLGERGRGFRQFLATLDDGRIAISALAVGLIQGCLEECVSYAKQRKTFGKPIGVNQGVSFQIADLEVMAESARMLTYKAAWLKDQGRPIKQAAAIAKLYSSEAAVSAARIATQIFGGYGFMDETLVSRFYRDAKILEIGEGTSEIQRLVIARGLGLPVA
- a CDS encoding LysE family translocator produces the protein MLDTSTLLVFIAASIVLAVVPGPGVLYIVGRSVDGGRRSGLAAAAGVGAGNMVHALAAALGLSAVIGQSATAFTVIKLGGAAYLIAVGIIRLATPTDTGSELSTGSSDRARVFRGAMIVATLNPKTALFFLAFVPQFLRPENGSTAVQAALLGATFVTIALISDSVYAMAAGSLGQSLRTSRRFAQFRRWFTGGTFVSLGLVAATRKN
- a CDS encoding SRPBCC family protein, with the translated sequence MRKTRSNVRRPKDFPIATIYREAEIDVSVDKLWEALSDVANVDKLLSYLESAEIDGDFRTCAMDGGGELRELIVSIDQERRRVAYSIVEGPFGFEHHSSSWRAVADGDKAVFIWETDVMPHSIAEVLEPVIDQSINDIRAAIESAAA
- a CDS encoding DUF1330 domain-containing protein, yielding MATYALVRYRITDEARFERYRELAGPTTTSHGGKLVAKGAETRQLEGGDELTNFVLLKFPSAEAVDAWYDSDEYGAAKQARADAATMTISVMES